Part of the Vibrio sp. SCSIO 43137 genome, TGTGGCCCATCTCTTCAGCAACCAGCTGTGCGGTTTCCTGATCAATAACCTGATTGATAGTCGCCATTGCACCCATCTTCATCATAGTCTTGATCACTTCAGTGCCTTTTACAGACATCTTGTTAGCAAGCTCAGAAACAACGATAGTCTCGCCAATTACAACATCTTGTTTTGCAACCGTTGCTGACTTATCAAAGCCGTGCTGCATTGACGTTGGTTTAGCAAGTTTACCCTTGTTGCGGCCTTTACCACGTTGGTTACGTCCGCCACGAGCCGGAGCATCGTTTTTATCGTTAGCGGCTTTCTTCTTGCGCTTACGACGACCTGTATCGGCTTTCGCATCGGCTTCATCTTCAGCTTCACGAGCATAAGAAGAGGTCGTTACGTGGTAGTCAGAAGACTCTTCACGTTCCTTTTTCTTCTTCTCTTCTTCGCTCCAGCGAGCTTCGTTCTCTTCAGCAAGCTTACGCGCTTCTTCTACTAGTTTAGCGGCTTCTTCTTCTGCCTTGCGTTTCGCCTCTTCTTCCTGGCGACGCTTCAGCTCTTCCGCTTCATTCTTAGCAGCTTCTTGCTTAGCTTTTTCTTTTGGATCAGTCATTTGTTCTGCTTTTGATTGAGCTTCACGTTTTGCTTTTTCTTCAGCTTCACGCTTGGCTTTTTCTTGGGCTTCACGCTTGGCTTTCTCTTCAGCTTCACGTTTCGCTTTCTCTTCAGCTTCGCGTTTTGCTTTCTCTTCAGCCTCACGCTTCGTTGCTTCTTCAGCTTCGCGTTTCGCTGCTTCTTCAGCTTCACGCTTCGCTTCTTCATCAATGGCGCTACGTTTTACATACGTACGTTTTTTGCGCACTTCAACCTGTACATTTTTGCTCTTACCGCCGCTCGCTGCAACACTTAATGTGCTGCGGGTCTTGCGCTGAAGAGTCAGACGGGTTGGCTGCGCTTCGCCTGAAGTATCACCATGTTCTTTTTTCAGGTGAGTGAGAAGCTGCTGCTTCTCTTCATCAGAAACATTGTCTTTGCTGGTTTTCTTCATGCCAGCATCAGCAAGTTGTTCTAACAAGCGTTCAACCGGTGTTCCGATCTCTTCACTCAGTGCTTTAACTGTAAGTTGCGTCATTCCGCTACCTCCTTGCTGATATTATTCTTCTTCACTAAACCAACAGATATTACGAGCAGCCATGATCAGCTCACCTGCACGCTCTTCTGTAAGTCCATCGATGCCTTCTAAGTCATCAATACCCTGGTCTGCTAAATCTTCTAGTGTTGCAACACCTTTCGCTGCCAGTTTGAACGCCATTTCACGCTCAAGACCTTCAAGACCAAGCAGATCTTCAGCCGGCTCAAGGCCTTCAAATGACTCTTCCTGAGCAAGAGCAAGCGTAGTAAGTGCATCTTTAGCACGTCCGCGAAGCTCTTCAACGATCTCTTCATTCAGGCCGTCAACTTCAAGCAGTTCACTCACTGGTACGTAAGCTACTTCTTCCAGTGTTGAGAAACCTTCTTCAACCAGAAGCTCTGCAAAGTCCTGCTCAATATCAAGGTACTTCATAAAGTTCTCGATAGAGGCAACAGACTCTTCCTGATGCTTCTTCTCAAGCTCTTCAACAGTCATTACGTTCAGTTCCCAGCCAGTAAGCTGAGAAGCAAGGCGTACGTTCTGACCGCTACGGCCGATTGCTTGTGCCAGGTTATCCGCTTCAACTGCGATATCCATTGAGTGTGCATCTTCATCAACAATGATTGAAGCCACATCTGCAGGAGCCATTGCGTTAATAACGAATTGTGCCGGGTTATCGTCCCAAAGAACGATATCAATACGCTCGCCACCAAGCTCACCAGAAACAGCCTGAACACGGGCACCGCGCATACCTACACATGCACCTACAGGATCAATACGACGATCATTAGTTTTCACTGCAATTTTTGCGCGAGAACCTGGATCACGTGCTGCACCTTTCAGCTCAATCAGCTCTTCAGCAATTTCCGGCACTTCAATGCGGAACAGTTCAGTCAGCATTTCAGGCTTAGAGCGGGTAACAAACAACTGGAAACCACGCGCTTCAGGGCGAACGGCATATAGCAGACCACGTACACGGTCACCCGGACGGAAGTTTTCACGAGGAAGTTGGTCATCACGCATGATAACCGCTTCTGCGTTGTTACCCAGATCCAGAATAATCGACTCACGGTTTACTTTCTTAACTGCACCAGTTACCAGCTCACCTTCGTTGTCGATAAATTGCTCAACGATTTGAGCACGCTCTGCTTCACGAACCTTCTGTACAATCACCTGCTTAGCAGTCTGAGTAGTAATACGGTCGAAAGTAACAGATTCGATTTCATCTTCAATAAAACCACCAACTTCAATGGTTTCATCTTCGTATTGTGCCGCTTCAAGAGAGATCTCTTTCGTCGGGTTTTCAACTTCTTCTACTGCCATCCAACGACGGAAAGTTTCGAAGTTACCTGTTTTACGGTCAATCTCAACACGAACTTCAATTTCCATTTCGTGTTTTTTCTTAGTCGCCGTTGCCAGTGCAATTTCTAACGCTTCAAAAATTCGCTCACGAGGTACAGCTTTCTCGTTAGAAACGGCCTCTACCACAGCCAAAATTTCTCTGTTCATTAATCTAGCCTCTTAAGACTTTAAAATT contains:
- the nusA gene encoding transcription termination factor NusA produces the protein MNREILAVVEAVSNEKAVPRERIFEALEIALATATKKKHEMEIEVRVEIDRKTGNFETFRRWMAVEEVENPTKEISLEAAQYEDETIEVGGFIEDEIESVTFDRITTQTAKQVIVQKVREAERAQIVEQFIDNEGELVTGAVKKVNRESIILDLGNNAEAVIMRDDQLPRENFRPGDRVRGLLYAVRPEARGFQLFVTRSKPEMLTELFRIEVPEIAEELIELKGAARDPGSRAKIAVKTNDRRIDPVGACVGMRGARVQAVSGELGGERIDIVLWDDNPAQFVINAMAPADVASIIVDEDAHSMDIAVEADNLAQAIGRSGQNVRLASQLTGWELNVMTVEELEKKHQEESVASIENFMKYLDIEQDFAELLVEEGFSTLEEVAYVPVSELLEVDGLNEEIVEELRGRAKDALTTLALAQEESFEGLEPAEDLLGLEGLEREMAFKLAAKGVATLEDLADQGIDDLEGIDGLTEERAGELIMAARNICWFSEEE